The proteins below come from a single Triticum aestivum cultivar Chinese Spring chromosome 5D, IWGSC CS RefSeq v2.1, whole genome shotgun sequence genomic window:
- the LOC123122266 gene encoding uncharacterized protein — translation MPHAAFLRPLIPPPLVPARPLAARCRHLRGVRGSCAPGEGAGEGAPGAEWLSSAVGEKVDELLRREENRALLDGVEAAERRVELARAKLADIERQEAAARLATEEVRRLERRRDEIAESQRELLQAREMIDEAQCTLTSSLEDRSFWNTSGGEDIDKDSERLESAKAAAISSIIGVLASLPISSYEVHSLPQLFFRSSVVLISCALFGVTFRYAVRRDLDNIQLKTGAAAAFAVVRGLALLESGRPFELSTDALMSLALDGAVSVVGSIFIFLSSAIALDYCFKMGFLSPFPARKQ, via the exons ATGCCACACGCCGCGTTCCTCCGCCCGCTCATCCCGCCGCCTCTCGTCCCCGCGAGGCCGCTCGCCGCGCGATGCCGCCACCTTCGCGGCGTCCGCGGGAGTTGCGCccccggcgagggcgcgggcgagggCGCCCCCGGCGCGGAGTGGCTGAGCTCGGCGGTCGGGGAGAAGgtggacgagctgctgcggcgcgAGGAGAACCGGGCGCTGCTGGACGGGGTCGAGGCCGCCGAGCGCCGCGTGGAGCTCGCCCGCGCCAAGCTCGCGGACATCGAGCGCCAggaggccgccgcccgcctcgccaccgAGGAGGTCCGCCGCCTCGAGAGGCGCCGGGACGAG ATTGCAGAGTCACAGCGGGAATTGCTACAGGCAAGAGAAATGATTGATGAAGCACAGTGTACCTTGACTTCTAGCCTTGAGGATCGAAGCTTTTGGAATACGTCAGGTGGAGAAGATATCGATAAAGATAGTGAGAGGCTTGAATCTGCAAAAGCTGCAGCAATTTCCTCTATAATCGGTGTTCTGGCTAGTTTGCCCATATCTTCCTATGAAGTCCACAGTTTGCCCCAACTGTTTTTTCGATCATCGGTTGTTCTCATAAGTTGTGCATTGTTTGGAGTCACATTCCGGTATGCCGTTAGAAGAGATCTGGATAATATCCAGCTTAAAACAGGAGCTGCTGCCGCATTCGCTGTTGTTAGAG GTCTTGCTTTGTTGGAATCTGGGAGGCCCTTTGAGTTGAGCACTGATGCCTTAATGTCACTTGCTCTTGATGGTGCAGTTAGTGTTGTTGGGAGCATTTTTATATTTCTGTCTTCTGCTATTGCACTGGACTATTGTTTTAAGATGGGATTTTTGAGCCCATTCCCTGCAAGGAAACAATAG
- the LOC123122265 gene encoding uncharacterized protein: protein MAGEMAMEKRRRRHAPPAVASSSSTPAEASGHTPSPPPDLLPDIARRLTSLEDFFSLRASCRDYRALLPASRPHLASQAPLLLVSLYPSFAEALFHPRLRRLHRFRLPWGHHLPPSRLTLLYAHGFLVTATTAAAQYPPRLLLLHLFTGDQQRLPRVPTPFSRAILSADLLVVLFLPGRSTVQHCRPGDALWRVATADAPHVFDDLIFVDATLYALVGLRLATLELSESSLELSFLGGEYDEENRPVGERFMLGECDGEVLLISEEQAETVVYRVFRWVPGEGKWVMITSLGGRTLFLGFHGFAACIGPGFPEIRGDCIYAAGRRLGEWFEYSLVNGTCDVCYAEYVGAPPLNSDSPLRPPVWVFPSLMPA, encoded by the coding sequence ATGGCAGGAGAAATGGCGATGGAGAAGCGTCGGCGTCGCCACGCGCCACCGGCGGTCGCCTCCTCCTCTTCGACCCCCGCCGAGGCCTCCGGCCACACGCCGTCCCCTCCGCCGGACCTCCTCCCGGACATCGCCCGTCGCCTCACCTCCCTGGAGGACTTCTTTTCCCTCCGCGCCTCCTGCCGCGACTACCGCGCCCTCCTCCCGGCGTCCCGCCCCCACCTCGCCTCCCAGGCCCCGCTCCTCCTCGTCTCCCTCTACCCCTCCTTCGCCGAGGCGCTCTTCCacccccgcctccgccgcctccaccgctTCCGCCTCCCCTGGGGCCACCACCTGCCCCCCTCCCGCCTCACCCTCCTCTACGCCCACGGCTTCCTCGTCAccgccaccaccgcggccgcccaGTACCCCCccaggctcctcctcctccacctcttcaCCGGCGACCAGCAGCGCCTCCCCAGGGTCCCCACCCCCTTCTCCCGGGCCATCCTCTCTGCCGACCTCCTCGTCGTGCTCTTCCTGCCCGGCAGGTCCACCGTCCAGCACTGCCGCCCCGGGGATGCGCTCTGGCGTGTGGCCACCGCCGATGCGCCCCACGTGTTCGACGATTTGATCTTCGTTGACGCCACCCTCTACGCCCTGGTTGGCCTCCGTCTTGCCACGCTGGAGCTGTCCGAGAGTTCGCTGGAACTGTCATTCCTTGGAGGAGAGTATGATGAGGAGAACAGGCCGGTGGGGGAGCGGTTCATGCTCGGGGAGTGCGACGGCGAGGTGTTGCTCATCAGCGAGGAGCAGGCAGAGACGGTTGTGTACCGTGTTTTCCGGTGGGTGCCTGGGGAGGGAAAGTGGGTGATGATAACAAGCTTGGGTGGGCGAACATTGTTTCTTGGGTTCCACGGATTCGCGGCTTGCATCGGCCCAGGTTTCCCTGAGATTCGAGGTGATTGCATATATGCTGCTGGGCGACGCTTGGGTGAATGGTTCGAGTATTCCTTGGTTAATGGAACTTGTGATGTCTGCTATGCTGAATATGTGGGCGCACCACCCCTGAACAGCGATTCACCTCTCAGACCTCCGGTTTGGGTCTTCCCCAGCTTGATGCCAGCCTGA